Proteins from a single region of Mucilaginibacter daejeonensis:
- a CDS encoding SulP family inorganic anion transporter, which produces MSFTLPHLFDLKAKVNYKNEILAGLTVAMTMMPESLSFAILAGFPPLVGLYAAFIMGLVTSVLGGRPGLISGGAGATVVVLVALMKSHGIEYVFAAVALAGVIQILVGVFKLGKFIRLVPQPVMYGFVNGLAVIIFTAQLEQFKTVVNGQVSWLVGTPLLIMAGLVALTIAIVMVFPRITKAVPPSLVAIIVVFIIVLVFNIPTKTVKDIAAVSGGFPPFHIPQIPFGIDTLKIIFPYSLIMAGVGLTEGLLTLNLVDEMTATRGNSNRECVAQGTANILNSFFFGMGGCPMIAQTLVNLSAGARARLSGIIASLTILLIILFGAPVIERVPMAALTGVMIMVAIGTFEWASFRIINKMPRQDVFVGILVALITVWLHNLALAVLVGVIISALVFAWESAKRIRARKYTDAQGVKHYEIYGPLFFGSVTAFNEKFEVDTDPAEVVIDLKDSRVADMSAIEALNKLTERYHKAGKTLHLKHLSADCRQLLRNANEVIEVNILEDPDYRVATDRS; this is translated from the coding sequence ATGTCCTTTACACTTCCGCATTTGTTCGATCTTAAAGCCAAGGTCAATTATAAGAATGAGATACTGGCCGGGCTCACCGTAGCCATGACCATGATGCCCGAATCGTTGTCCTTTGCAATACTGGCCGGTTTCCCGCCGTTGGTAGGGCTTTACGCAGCATTCATTATGGGATTGGTCACCTCGGTACTGGGCGGCCGGCCCGGACTCATATCCGGTGGGGCAGGGGCCACGGTAGTGGTGTTGGTGGCTTTGATGAAGAGCCACGGCATCGAGTACGTTTTTGCCGCTGTTGCGCTGGCCGGCGTGATCCAGATCCTGGTGGGTGTTTTTAAGCTGGGTAAATTTATCCGTCTGGTGCCGCAGCCTGTGATGTATGGCTTTGTTAACGGTTTGGCCGTCATCATTTTTACGGCTCAGTTAGAGCAGTTCAAAACCGTGGTGAACGGACAGGTGAGCTGGCTGGTAGGTACGCCACTGCTCATCATGGCGGGGTTGGTAGCACTTACTATAGCTATCGTCATGGTCTTTCCGCGCATCACCAAAGCGGTGCCACCCTCGTTAGTGGCTATCATCGTGGTGTTCATCATTGTACTGGTGTTCAACATCCCGACCAAGACGGTGAAGGATATAGCCGCCGTTAGCGGTGGTTTCCCGCCGTTCCATATCCCTCAGATCCCGTTCGGTATCGATACCCTGAAGATCATTTTTCCGTACTCGCTTATTATGGCGGGTGTTGGCCTTACCGAGGGACTGCTGACCCTTAACCTGGTAGATGAAATGACGGCCACCCGTGGCAACAGTAACCGCGAATGCGTGGCGCAGGGTACTGCCAATATCCTCAACAGTTTCTTTTTTGGGATGGGTGGCTGCCCCATGATCGCGCAAACGTTGGTCAATCTATCGGCTGGCGCAAGAGCAAGGTTATCGGGAATCATCGCTTCGCTCACAATACTGCTGATCATCTTATTTGGTGCGCCGGTGATCGAGCGGGTGCCTATGGCGGCGCTTACCGGCGTCATGATCATGGTGGCCATTGGTACCTTTGAGTGGGCCAGCTTTCGCATTATCAATAAAATGCCACGGCAAGATGTATTTGTAGGCATATTGGTGGCGCTGATAACCGTGTGGCTGCATAACCTGGCGCTGGCCGTACTGGTGGGCGTCATTATATCGGCATTGGTATTTGCCTGGGAGAGTGCCAAACGCATACGGGCCCGCAAATACACTGATGCGCAGGGCGTGAAGCACTACGAGATATACGGCCCGCTCTTTTTTGGATCGGTGACCGCCTTTAACGAAAAATTTGAGGTAGATACCGACCCCGCCGAAGTGGTGATCGATCTTAAGGATAGCCGCGTGGCCGACATGAGCGCCATTGAGGCTCTTAATAAACTGACCGAGCGTTACCACAAAGCAGGTAAAACGCTTCACCTGAAACACCTCAGTGCCGACTGCCGCCAACTGCTGCGCAATGCCAACGAGGTGATAGAGGTGAACATATTGGAAGACCCTGACTACCGCGTAGCGACCGACCGCTCCTGA
- a CDS encoding glycosyltransferase family 4 protein: MKDNPIKVAFFAEVLTPDFDGAVRTMYQLIQRIDRSRFEFFFIAGTGPDRLNGFECLKVPAVTLPINTTYSMALPVLAQGRIKERLQTFAPDVIHIATPSPLGHYALKMARQHNIPVLTIYHTHFIAYAQHYLKHLPFLVPGVKQMIADGYRSFYNQCQMIYMPTVSMCHDLAQIGVTPHHFKLWKRGIDIRMFDPCKRDMHLMRQLTGNDHPVVLFASRLVWEKNLETLMRIYRQLQQRSPNVNFVVAGDGVAMTECKGAMPNAIFTGKADHELLSVLYASADVFVFPSTSETYGNVVQEAMASGLPCVIANGGGSAEFVEDGINGFKCDPNDEIAYVERIMLLLQDDGLRQRFGEKGRRQVSQCSWDALASEYFEDIAALACANEPVLA; the protein is encoded by the coding sequence ATGAAAGACAACCCGATCAAAGTGGCGTTCTTTGCCGAGGTGCTTACCCCGGACTTTGACGGCGCCGTGCGCACCATGTATCAACTGATCCAGCGCATCGATCGTTCGCGGTTCGAGTTCTTCTTCATTGCGGGCACGGGGCCCGACCGGCTGAACGGCTTTGAATGTTTAAAGGTGCCTGCAGTGACGCTGCCCATCAATACCACTTACAGCATGGCCCTGCCGGTACTGGCACAGGGCCGTATCAAGGAACGGCTACAGACGTTCGCGCCAGATGTGATCCATATCGCTACCCCATCGCCGCTGGGGCATTATGCGTTAAAGATGGCCCGGCAACATAATATCCCGGTGCTGACCATTTACCATACCCACTTCATCGCTTACGCCCAACATTACTTGAAGCACCTGCCTTTCCTGGTGCCTGGGGTGAAACAAATGATCGCCGATGGTTACCGCAGCTTTTACAACCAATGCCAAATGATCTACATGCCTACGGTAAGTATGTGCCATGACCTGGCGCAGATCGGCGTTACCCCGCATCATTTCAAATTATGGAAACGCGGTATCGATATCCGGATGTTCGACCCATGTAAACGCGATATGCACTTGATGCGCCAATTGACCGGCAATGATCACCCGGTAGTGCTATTTGCCAGCCGGTTGGTTTGGGAAAAGAACCTGGAGACACTGATGCGCATCTACCGGCAACTGCAGCAGCGTAGCCCCAATGTCAACTTCGTGGTGGCGGGCGATGGTGTGGCCATGACCGAATGTAAGGGCGCTATGCCCAACGCCATTTTTACTGGCAAGGCGGATCATGAGTTATTATCAGTGCTGTATGCCAGTGCCGATGTCTTCGTTTTCCCGTCCACATCAGAGACCTACGGCAATGTGGTGCAGGAAGCCATGGCATCGGGCCTGCCCTGCGTGATCGCCAATGGCGGTGGCTCGGCCGAGTTTGTGGAAGATGGGATTAACGGCTTTAAGTGCGACCCGAATGATGAAATTGCTTATGTGGAGAGGATCATGCTGCTGTTGCAGGATGATGGCCTGCGCCAGCGTTTTGGTGAGAAAGGCCGACGACAGGTATCGCAATGCAGTTGGGATGCGCTGGCCAGTGAATACTTTGAAGACATCGCCGCGTTAGCATGCGCAAATGAGCCAGTATTGGCTTGA